Part of the Gemmatimonadales bacterium genome, CAGGACGTGCGGCTGCAGAGCCTGCTTCTGGGTTACCGGCTGGGGCCAAAGGGGTGGAGGCTGGTGGAGCTGCGCGTCGTGGGGTGAAGGGTAAAGTCCCCGCCTTGCATCACTTCCCGGGCCGTTCTATATTGGACAGCTAGTCCCTAACCGGCCCGGAGAAACTGTGAAGGTTCGTTCGAGCGTGAAGCCGATTTGCGAGCACTGCAAGGTCGTCAAGCGACAGGGCGTGGTCCGCATCATCTGCAAGCGCAATCCCAAGCACAAACAGCGGCAAGGCTGATCATGGCGCGCATCGCGGGCGTGGACCTTCCACGCGAGAAGCGTGTCGAAATCGCCCTGACCTACATTTTCGGGATCGGCCGTCCCACCAGCAGCCGGCTCCTCAGCGAAACCGGTGTGAGCCCCGATACCCGGGTCCGGGACCTCTCGGACAACGAAGTGGCGCGGCTCCGTCAGATCATCGAGCGCTCGGTGAAGGTCGAAGGCGCCCTTCGCACCGAAGTGGCGATGAATATCAAGCGCCTGATGGATATCGGCAGTTACCGGGGCATCCGCCACCGCCGGGGCCTCCCGGTCCGCGGCCAGCGGACCCACACCAACGCGCGCACCAAGAAGGGTCCGCGCCGGGCCATCGCCGGCAAGAAGAAAGTGACCAAGAAGTAAGATGACCGCTCCCGCCCCGGCCAAAGCGCCCAGCGCCAAGCGCGCCAAGAAAGTGGTCGAGTCCGAAGGCATCGCCCACATCGCGGCGACCTTCAACAACCTGCTGATCACCATCACCGACCTCAGGGGCAACACGCTGGCCTGGGGATCGGCCGGGAAGGCCGGCTTCAAGGGCTCCAAGAAGTCCACCCCCTTCGCCGCCACGGTGGCGGCAGAAAATTGCGGCCGCGAGGCGATGAACCTCGGGGTGCGCCGGGTGCACGTCCGGGTCCAGGGGCCGGGGAGCGGGCGCGAGTCCGCCATCCAGGCGCTCGCGTCGGTCGGACTGCGCGTCGTATCCATCCGGGACGTCACGCCGATTCCTCACAACGGGTGCCGTCCCCCGAAGAAGCGGCGGGTCTGAGCCATGTCGAGATACGTCGGACCGAGCTGCCGCCTCTGCCGCCGCGAGGCCACCAAGCTGTTCCTCAAGGGCACCAAGTGTCTCACCGAGAAGTGCCCGGTCGAGCGCCGCGCCTATGCACCCGGCCAGCACGGCCAGAGCGGCGGGCGCCAGCGGAAGGCCTCGGAGTACGCCAAGCAGATGCGGGAGAAGCAGAAAGTGAAGCGGATGTACGGCCTCTCCGAGCGCCAGTTCCGCAACACCTTCGAGGACGTGACCCGCGAGCCGGGGGTGAAGGGCACCAACCTCCTCGTCGCGCTCGAGACCCGGCTGGACAACGTGGTCTACCGGCTGGGCTTCGCGTCCAGCCGCAAGGCCGCGCGCCAGCTGATCACCCATGGGCACGTCGAAGTGAACGGCCACCGGGTCGACATTCCCTCGTACGGCGTCATTCCCGGTGAGGAAGTCCGGGTCGCGGCGCCCAGCCGGGAGAACGTCTCGGTCAAGCTGGCCCAGGAGAGCGCCTCCCGCGGTCAGCCGGTTTCCTGGCTCTCGGTGGACAGCGACAAGGCGGCCGGGCGGCTGCTGGAGCGGCCCACCCGCGATGCCATCCCGATCAATGCGCAAGAACAGCTCATCGTCGAGCTCTACTCGAAGTGACCATGACCATTGACCTGACCGGGTTGGTTCGTCCCCATCTCGTCGAGATGACGAAGCGGGACGACAACCCCAATGCCGCCGAGTTCCGCCTGCAGCCGCTGGAGCGGGGCTTCGGCTACACGCTGGGCAATTCGTTGCGCCGGCTCCTGCTCTCGAGCCTTCGCGGCAGCGCCGTCTGGGGCTTCCGGCTGGACGGCGTCGTACACGAGCACCAGACCGTCCAGGGCGTGCTGGAGGACGTGCACCAAGTGGTGCAGCGGCTCAAGGCGTTGACCCTGGTGCTCGCCGAAGAGGTGGACGAGGCCGTGCTCCACATCCGCCGGGAAGGCGCCGGCCCGGTGTACGCGCGCGACATCCAGGAGCATGGGTCGGTCACCGTGAAGAATCCCGAGCACCTGCTGTTCACCCTCCAGGACGACCGCGAGGTCAGCATGGAGCTGTACGTGAACAAGGGCCGGGGCTATGTGGAAGCGGAGATGCATCCCGCCGACCGGTCGCTTCCGGTCGACCTGGTCCGCATCGACGCCATCTACAATCCGGTTCGCCGGGCCAACTTCTCGGTGGCCGAGACCCGCGTCGGTCAGCGCACCGACTACGACCGGCTCACCGTGTCGGTCGAGACCAACGGGACCATCACCCCGGAAGACGCGATCGCCTACGCGGCCGCGCTGGCCCAGGTGCATTTCCAGTATTTCGTCGACTTCGGCAAGGTGCCCACCATGCGCGATGGCGGGGCCGGCGCCGCCGTGGCTGGCGGGGCCAACCTCCGGCAGCGCCTGGGCCGGCCGATCGACGACTTCGGCCTCTCGGTGCGGTCGCTCAACTCGCTCAAGAACTCGAACATCCGCACCCTCAAAGATCTGGTCGAGTTCTCCGAGGACGACCTGCTCAAGGTCAAGAACGTGGGCGAGAAGGCCCTGGGCGAGATCGCCGAGCTGCTGCAGCGGGAAGGGCTCAACTTCGGCATGGCGTTCGAGGAGACCGACGGGGAGCTGCGCGTGCTGCGCCCCGGCGTGCCCCCCATGGCACAGCCGTCGGCCGGGGCAGGAGAGGTGTTCTGATGCGGCACCGGGCCAAGGGTCGCCAGCTCTCCCGCACCTCGACCCATCGGCGCGCCATGCTCAACAACATGGCCACCAGTCTGTTCGACCACGGCCGGGTGATCACCACCGAGGCCAAGGCCAAGGAGCTGCGTCCGTTTGCCGAGAAGCTGATCACCCTGGCCCGCCGGGGCGATCTGCACGCCCGGCGGCTGGTTCAGCGGCGGATCAAGGACCGGGAAACCCTGTCCCGGCTCTTCGCCGAGATCGGGCCGCGCTTTGCCGCGCGGCCCGGTGGCTATACCCGGATTCTCAAGCTGGGTCACCGCTCCGGCGACGGCGCGGACATCGCGCGGATCGAGCTGCTCTCCGAGTGACCGGTCCGGCGAGCCACTGGAACGACGAAGGGGACCCTCGGGTCCCCTTTTTTTCGTCAGCTGGCCTTCTTGATTCGGTTACTCTTCAGGCACTGCGTACACACCCGGACCCGCTTGGGTGCGCCATCGACCAATATCCGGACCGTCTGCAGGTTGGGATACCAGCGCCGCTTGGTGCGGTTGTTCGCGTGACTCACGTTGTTGCCGGTGACCGGCCCCTTGGCGCACACGGTACAGACCCGTGCCATAGATCCACCCTCTGAAGTCGCTGACGGGAGCGCACTGATCCAGCTCGGCTTGACCGCATTCGTCGGCTGACCGGGTTCGCTGGAAACCGCTAAACATAGTGAGCCCAAGCTCATGACACAACCTCCCCAGGATGCGTCTCATGCCTAAGGCGCTGATCACCGGTGTGACCGGGCAGGACGGCTCCTACCTCGCCGAGCTGCTGCTGCAGAAGGGGTACGAGGTGGTGGGAGTGGTCCGCCGGACCAGCCACCACAGCTACGAGCGGATCGAGCACCTGCTCGACCGGATCGAGGTGGTCGCCGCGGACCTGCTGGACCAGCATTCCCTCACGGTGGTGCTGCAGGAGTCCCGGCCGGACGAGGTGTACAATCTCGCCGCGCAATCGTACGTGCCCACCTCCTGGAGCCAGCCGGTGCTCACGGGCGAGTTCACCGCGCTCGGAGTCACCCGCATCCTGGAGGCGATCCGTCTGGTTCACCCGGTGGCGCGCTTCTATCAGGCGAGTTCGTCCGAGATGTTCGGCAAGGTGACCCAGACACCGCAGCGGGAGGACACCCCGTTTTATCCGCGCTCTCCCTACGGCGTGGCCAAGGTGTACGGGCACTGGATCACGGTGAACTATCGCGAGTCGTACGGGCTCTACGCCGTGAGCGGGATCCTCTTCAACCACGAGTCGCCCCGGCGGGGGATCGAGTTCGTCACCCGGAAGGTGACCGACGGCGTGGCCCGCATCAAGCTGGGGCTGGCGCGGGAGATCCGGCTGGGCAACCTGGACGCCCGGCGGGATTGGGGCTTTGCCGGAGACTACGTCGAAGCGATGTGGCGGATACTGCAGCGGGAGGGGCCCCAGGACTACGTGGTCGGTACCGGTGAGGCCCACAGCGTTCGGGATCTGGTGGAGGTCGCCTTTGCCCACGTCGGGCTCGACTGGCGGAAGCACGTCGTGAGCGATCCCAAGTACTTCCGCCCCGCCGAGGTGGACGTGCTGATCGCGGACCCCAGCAAAGCCTGCCGTGAGCTCGGCTGGTCCCCGCGGATCGGCTTCGCCGATCTGGTGAAAATGATGGTCGACGCCGATCTCGACCGGCTCAGAGGGAGCCACCGGTCGTGAAGGTTCTGGTCACCGGAGCCGACGGCTTCGTTGGCCGGCATCTGGTGAGGCGGCTGCTGCAGGCGGGGCACCAGGTTGCGGCGGCGTGTCGTCCCGGTGGCCCGGAGGTCGAGTGGACCGAAGCCGGCCCCGCCGGGCCGGCTCCGGAGACGTTCCGGTTGGAGATTACCGACGACGAGTCGGTTCGCTCGGTCCTCGCCTGGCGGCCGGACGCGATCGTCCACCTGGCCGCGGTGGCGTCCAATCGCGAAGCCAGTCACGATCCGGGCGGCGCGTGGCTGGTGAACGCGGCGGGCACCGCACGCCTGATCGCGGGCGCGGCCGCGCTTCGCGAGGCTGGTCTGGCCGACCCGCTGGTGCTGGTGGTCTCCACCGGCGAGGTGTACGGCGTGGCCGAGCCGGTGCCCCGGGTCGAGACCGATCCCCTGCGGCCGCTCTCTCCCTACGCCGCCAGCAAAGCCGGTGCCGAGGCGGCCTCGCTGGCGGAGTGGCGGCGCAGCGGACTCCGGGTGGTGATCGCGCGTCCCTTTCCCCACACTGGAGCGGGACAGAGCGCCCAATACGTCGCGCCCGCGCTGGCGCAACGCCTCCGCGAGGCCCGGCGCACCGGTGCCGCCACGGTCCCGACCGGAAACCTCGACCCAGTGCGCGACCTGCTCGACGTGGGGGACGTGGTCGAGGCATACTCCGCGCTGCTCCGGCTCGGCGTGCCGGGGGAAGCGTACAACATCGCGCGGGGCGAGGGCCTCTCGGTGGCCGAGCTGTTCGAGCGACTCGCCGAGCTTATCGGGGTGCGCGCTCGGCCGGAGCCGGATCCCGTGCTGCGCCGGAGCAGCGACATTCCCCATCTCGTTGGCGATTCGACTAAACTCCGGCGCGCCACGGGGTGGGCGCCCTCGATCTCACTGGAGCAGACTCTGCGGAGACTGGTGGATGCCGAAGCGGACTGACCTGGAAACGATTCTCCTCATCGGCTCGGGCCCCATCGTCATCGGGCAGGGGGCCGAGTTCGACTACTCGGGCACCCAGGCCGTGCGGGCGCTCAAGGAAGAGGGCTATCGCGTCATCCTGGTCAATTCCAATCCAGCCACCATCATGACCGATCCCGAGCTGGCCGACCGGACTTACATCGAGCCGGTGACGCCGGAGTGGGTGGCCAAGGTCATCGAGCGGGAGCGCCCTGATGCTCTGCTTCCCACGATGGGCGGGCAGACCGCGCTCAACGTGGCCATGGCCCTGCAGCGGGACGGCACCCTGGAGAAGTACGGTGTGGAGCTGATCGGCGCCAACGAGCGCGCCATCCGGCTGGCCGAGGACCGCCAGGAGTTCGCCGATGCGATGCGCCGGATCGGGCTGGCCACGCCCCAGGGGCGCACCATCCGGAGCGTGGAGGAGGCGCTGGACGCCGTGGAGGTGACCGGCTACCCGGCCATTCTTCGGCCCTCCTTCACGTTGGGCGGTACCGGTGGCGGCATCGCCTACAATCTGGAGGAGTTCGAGACCTTGGTCCGGCGTGGGCTGGATCTCTCTCCGGTCGGCTCCGTGCTGGTGGAGCGCAGCATCATCGGCTGGAAGGAGTTCGAGCTCGAGGTGATGCGGGACGGCGCGGACAATGTGGTGATCGTCTGCTCGATCGAGAACCTCGATCCGATGGGCGTCCACACCGGCGATTCCATCACCGTGGCTCCGGCGATGACGCTGACCGACCGGGAGTATCAGGTCATGCGCGACGCGTCGATCCGGATCATCCGGGAGGTTGGGGTGGCGGCCGGCGGCTGCAACATCCAGTTCGCCGTCGATCCCGTGACTGGCGAGCAGCTGGTCATCGAGATGAACCCACGGGTGTCTCGCTCCTCGGCACTGGCCTCCAAGGCCACCGGTTTCCCAATCGCGCGGATCGGGACCAAGGTGGCGGTGGGATACCGGCTGGACGAGCTGCCCAACGACATCACCCGCACCACGCCCGCCTCGTTCGAACCGGTGCTGGACTACGTGGTGGTGAAGATCCCCCGCTTCGCCTTCGAGAAGTTCCCCACCGCCGACCCGACGCTCACCACCCAGATGAAATCGGTGGGCGAGGCGATGGCGATCGGACGCACCTTCAAGGAGGCCTTCCAGAAAGGACTCCGTGGACTGGAAGCCGACCGGATCGGGTGGGTGATGGGCGCCGTGCCCGCCGACGACCGGCTCCAGGACGGCAGCCTGGAGACCGTGCTCGCGGCGCTCCGGAGGCCGACACCCGAGCGCATCTTCCAGGTCAAGCGGGCCCTCCAGCTCGGCGCCTCGGTCGAGGCGGTGGCCGAGCGGACCGGAATCGACCCCTGGTTCCTCCACCAGCTCGCCGAGTTGTTAGAGGCGGAGCGCGCGTGGGCCGCATCGGCCCCGGCGGGTGAAGAGGAGGCCCGCTCCGCGCTCCGCCGGATGAAGCGGCTGGGCTTCGCCGACCGCCAGCTCGCCGAGCTCCGCGGGATCAGCGAAGAGGCGGTCCGCACCGAGCGGCACCGCCTGGGGATCCGGCCGGCCTATAAGACCGTGGACACCTGCGCCGGCGAGTTCCCCTCCTCGACACCGTACCTCTACAGCTCCTACGACGAGGAGAACGAGGCCCGCACCAGCGGCGAGCCGACCGTCGTCATCCTCGGCAGCGGGCCCAACCGGATCGGCCAGGGAGTCGAGTTCGACTATTGCTGTGTCCGCGCGGCGATCGCCTTCCGGGAGCTGGGGTACCGCACCGTCATGGTGAACTCCAACCCCGAGACGGTCTCCACCGACTTCGACATCTCCGACGCGCTCTACTTCGAGCCGCTCACGCTGGAGGACGTGCTGGAGATCGTGGCGGTGGAACAGCCGGTCGGCGTGGTGGTCCAATTCGGCGGGCAGACGCCGCTCCGGCTGGCGCGGGGGCTCGAGCGCGAGCGGATCGCCATCCTAGGCACCTCGTCGGAGGCCATCGACCTGGCGGAGGACCGCGGGCGCTTCGAGGCGATCACCCGCGAACTCGGCGTGGCCCAGCCGCCGAGCGGAGTCGCGTTCTCGGTGCAGGAGGCCGTGGGCGTGGCCGCCCGGGTGGGATATCCGGTGCTGGTGCGCCCCTCCTACGTGCTCGGCGGCCGCGCGATGGAAATCGTGTATGACGACGCGTCGCTCCGGAGCTACTTCGAACGGGCGGTGCGGGTCGCGCCCGAGCACCCGGTGCTGATCGACAGCTTCCTGGAAGACGACTTCGAGGCCGATGTCGACGCCATCGCCGACGGCACCCGCTGCGTGATCGGCGGGGTGATGCAGCACATCGAAGACGCCGGCATTCACTCGGGCGACTCGGCCTGCGTGCTGCCGCCGTATCTCATCACCGAGAGCCAGGTGGAGGAGATGCGGCGGCACACCCGGGCCTTCGCCGAGCGGCTCGGTGTGGTGGGTCTTCTCAACGTGCAATATGCCATCAAGCACGGGGTGGTCTACGTGCTGGAGGTGAACCCGCGCGGATCGCGGACGGTGCCGTTCGTCTCCAAGACCACCGGCGTCCCGCTGGCCAGCCTGGCCGCCGCGATCATGACCGGCAAGACGCTCGACGACCTGGGGCTGGTGGACGACGTGCTGCAGCCATACGTCGCGGTGAAGGAGGCGGTCTTTCCCTTCAGCAAGCTCCCCGGGGTGGACCTGATCCTGGGCCCCGAGATGCGCTCGACCGGCGAAGTGATGGGCATCGCCGATTCCTTCGGCATGGCGTTCGCCAAGGCCCAGATCTCCGCCGAGGGCGCCCTTCCCCTGGACGGCGCGGTGTTCGTGACGGTCAACGACCACGACAAAGGCACCGTAGTTCCCATCGCCCGGCGCTTCCACGCCCTCGGATTCCGGGTGCTCGGCACCGAGGGCACCGCGCGCTACCTGCGCGCGCGCGGCATCCCCACCGAGCGGGTGCTGAAGGTGCACGAGGGCCGGCCCAACGCCATCGATCTGCTGGTCTCGGGGCAGATCCAACTCCTCATCAATACGCCGCTGGGAAAGCTCAGCCAGCAGGACGACTACGCCATCCGCCGGGCCGCCCTGCAGCACCGGGTGCCCTACACCACCACACTCTCCGGCGCCTCCGCAGCGTGCGACGCCATCATCGCGCTCCGCAGCCGGGCCGGAGA contains:
- the rpmJ gene encoding 50S ribosomal protein L36: MKVRSSVKPICEHCKVVKRQGVVRIICKRNPKHKQRQG
- the rpsM gene encoding 30S ribosomal protein S13; its protein translation is MARIAGVDLPREKRVEIALTYIFGIGRPTSSRLLSETGVSPDTRVRDLSDNEVARLRQIIERSVKVEGALRTEVAMNIKRLMDIGSYRGIRHRRGLPVRGQRTHTNARTKKGPRRAIAGKKKVTKK
- the rpsK gene encoding 30S ribosomal protein S11 codes for the protein MTAPAPAKAPSAKRAKKVVESEGIAHIAATFNNLLITITDLRGNTLAWGSAGKAGFKGSKKSTPFAATVAAENCGREAMNLGVRRVHVRVQGPGSGRESAIQALASVGLRVVSIRDVTPIPHNGCRPPKKRRV
- the rpsD gene encoding 30S ribosomal protein S4, with protein sequence MSRYVGPSCRLCRREATKLFLKGTKCLTEKCPVERRAYAPGQHGQSGGRQRKASEYAKQMREKQKVKRMYGLSERQFRNTFEDVTREPGVKGTNLLVALETRLDNVVYRLGFASSRKAARQLITHGHVEVNGHRVDIPSYGVIPGEEVRVAAPSRENVSVKLAQESASRGQPVSWLSVDSDKAAGRLLERPTRDAIPINAQEQLIVELYSK
- a CDS encoding DNA-directed RNA polymerase subunit alpha codes for the protein MTIDLTGLVRPHLVEMTKRDDNPNAAEFRLQPLERGFGYTLGNSLRRLLLSSLRGSAVWGFRLDGVVHEHQTVQGVLEDVHQVVQRLKALTLVLAEEVDEAVLHIRREGAGPVYARDIQEHGSVTVKNPEHLLFTLQDDREVSMELYVNKGRGYVEAEMHPADRSLPVDLVRIDAIYNPVRRANFSVAETRVGQRTDYDRLTVSVETNGTITPEDAIAYAAALAQVHFQYFVDFGKVPTMRDGGAGAAVAGGANLRQRLGRPIDDFGLSVRSLNSLKNSNIRTLKDLVEFSEDDLLKVKNVGEKALGEIAELLQREGLNFGMAFEETDGELRVLRPGVPPMAQPSAGAGEVF
- the rplQ gene encoding 50S ribosomal protein L17; translated protein: MRHRAKGRQLSRTSTHRRAMLNNMATSLFDHGRVITTEAKAKELRPFAEKLITLARRGDLHARRLVQRRIKDRETLSRLFAEIGPRFAARPGGYTRILKLGHRSGDGADIARIELLSE
- the rpmB gene encoding 50S ribosomal protein L28 — encoded protein: MARVCTVCAKGPVTGNNVSHANNRTKRRWYPNLQTVRILVDGAPKRVRVCTQCLKSNRIKKAS
- the gmd gene encoding GDP-mannose 4,6-dehydratase, encoding MPKALITGVTGQDGSYLAELLLQKGYEVVGVVRRTSHHSYERIEHLLDRIEVVAADLLDQHSLTVVLQESRPDEVYNLAAQSYVPTSWSQPVLTGEFTALGVTRILEAIRLVHPVARFYQASSSEMFGKVTQTPQREDTPFYPRSPYGVAKVYGHWITVNYRESYGLYAVSGILFNHESPRRGIEFVTRKVTDGVARIKLGLAREIRLGNLDARRDWGFAGDYVEAMWRILQREGPQDYVVGTGEAHSVRDLVEVAFAHVGLDWRKHVVSDPKYFRPAEVDVLIADPSKACRELGWSPRIGFADLVKMMVDADLDRLRGSHRS
- a CDS encoding GDP-mannose 4,6-dehydratase, producing MKVLVTGADGFVGRHLVRRLLQAGHQVAAACRPGGPEVEWTEAGPAGPAPETFRLEITDDESVRSVLAWRPDAIVHLAAVASNREASHDPGGAWLVNAAGTARLIAGAAALREAGLADPLVLVVSTGEVYGVAEPVPRVETDPLRPLSPYAASKAGAEAASLAEWRRSGLRVVIARPFPHTGAGQSAQYVAPALAQRLREARRTGAATVPTGNLDPVRDLLDVGDVVEAYSALLRLGVPGEAYNIARGEGLSVAELFERLAELIGVRARPEPDPVLRRSSDIPHLVGDSTKLRRATGWAPSISLEQTLRRLVDAEAD
- the carB gene encoding carbamoyl-phosphate synthase large subunit, translated to MPKRTDLETILLIGSGPIVIGQGAEFDYSGTQAVRALKEEGYRVILVNSNPATIMTDPELADRTYIEPVTPEWVAKVIERERPDALLPTMGGQTALNVAMALQRDGTLEKYGVELIGANERAIRLAEDRQEFADAMRRIGLATPQGRTIRSVEEALDAVEVTGYPAILRPSFTLGGTGGGIAYNLEEFETLVRRGLDLSPVGSVLVERSIIGWKEFELEVMRDGADNVVIVCSIENLDPMGVHTGDSITVAPAMTLTDREYQVMRDASIRIIREVGVAAGGCNIQFAVDPVTGEQLVIEMNPRVSRSSALASKATGFPIARIGTKVAVGYRLDELPNDITRTTPASFEPVLDYVVVKIPRFAFEKFPTADPTLTTQMKSVGEAMAIGRTFKEAFQKGLRGLEADRIGWVMGAVPADDRLQDGSLETVLAALRRPTPERIFQVKRALQLGASVEAVAERTGIDPWFLHQLAELLEAERAWAASAPAGEEEARSALRRMKRLGFADRQLAELRGISEEAVRTERHRLGIRPAYKTVDTCAGEFPSSTPYLYSSYDEENEARTSGEPTVVILGSGPNRIGQGVEFDYCCVRAAIAFRELGYRTVMVNSNPETVSTDFDISDALYFEPLTLEDVLEIVAVEQPVGVVVQFGGQTPLRLARGLERERIAILGTSSEAIDLAEDRGRFEAITRELGVAQPPSGVAFSVQEAVGVAARVGYPVLVRPSYVLGGRAMEIVYDDASLRSYFERAVRVAPEHPVLIDSFLEDDFEADVDAIADGTRCVIGGVMQHIEDAGIHSGDSACVLPPYLITESQVEEMRRHTRAFAERLGVVGLLNVQYAIKHGVVYVLEVNPRGSRTVPFVSKTTGVPLASLAAAIMTGKTLDDLGLVDDVLQPYVAVKEAVFPFSKLPGVDLILGPEMRSTGEVMGIADSFGMAFAKAQISAEGALPLDGAVFVTVNDHDKGTVVPIARRFHALGFRVLGTEGTARYLRARGIPTERVLKVHEGRPNAIDLLVSGQIQLLINTPLGKLSQQDDYAIRRAALQHRVPYTTTLSGASAACDAIIALRSRAGEVRSLQEWHAMAREMSPEWTG